One Kazachstania africana CBS 2517 chromosome 5, complete genome DNA window includes the following coding sequences:
- the KCS1 gene encoding inositol polyphosphate kinase KCS1 (similar to Saccharomyces cerevisiae KCS1 (YDR017C); ancestral locus Anc_3.240) translates to MEGTQHSKGLVRDQNTMALQDLNASDSGSTDHVLHGRKASTYLRIFRDDDSISSNNPEFTSIRNNSNEDLTSVKEMDFEEELDADENDNINAPSIDFGKYPENELRRNEKSYTKQDQDIFAQMASQAHETDLHRDPIDNDDLSLEPVSSATYYPHKSKSTTKISSNDIELNDVPSDSDTAFLKKIDLDTVIYDNEDKVNGTGENPTITASAFEKKSTNEPKNKEDENAQLADDEGEEEEEVDDDVDDNEYPLAVELQPFTNKVGGHTAIFRFSKRAVCKALMKRENRWYETMEITNNKLLQFMPRYIGVLNVRQHFRSRQDFLNQVPKSALSSTKYIQTNENTVNSEKKSIISQFNDYNKSATSNFAEHKSTCGEQVGSPLEHVHSFTLGEASSPKNKVKGYRNYCNDLLPEVTIDDNKHIIPDSLWGRYANISPVDSFRDDSFLSFKGMSNGETDAAPRGYSNNNTGDNTNDAYQRRDSGSTLLNTKLKDLILQEVFAPICVKKDGMVDCTEIPTRTVSGKYIRKKTRSASTSSNQEVPSTRKDSNASLKELDKQLGSPLMKKSLKESISNAIDASHSVMDLKQFHKKESLRETLSSSKFHKRSRSQHVSAQNLEQCDEEEADTNISRASSFVRADTTPPPESITFEEHTDTIVSKFILLEDLTRHMNKPCALDLKMGTRQYGVDASATKQRSQRSKCLKTTSRKLGVRICGIKLWNQSYYIKRDKYFGRRVKIGWQFVRVLARFLYDGVSTKSIVRQIPRIVKQLDLLATEISNLKGFRLYGASLLLMFDGEPDNKKKQLKIKVNLIDFAKCVTKEDLEEGIRLNQLNIPPHHQELEDVGFVRGIKSLKFYLVNIWKYLAGDLPIPSNDEELKELLEKEHETFDKNWDWLDDFDKEEENEFNDPDSKLRKKWRKYELIFDIEPRYNNDSDISD, encoded by the coding sequence ATGGAAGGCACACAGCATTCGAAGGGACTCGTAAGAGATCAAAATACCATGGCATTACAAGACTTGAATGCATCAGACAGTGGTTCAACAGACCATGTCCTACACGGAAGAAAAGCTTCTACATACCTACGAATCTTTAGAGATGATGATAGTATATCTAGTAATAATCCAGAGTTCACTAGCATCAGAAATAATAGCAACGAAGATCTCACGAGTGTAAAAGAGATGGACTTCGAAGAAGAACTTGATgctgatgaaaatgataatataaaCGCCCCCTCTATAGATTTTGGTAAATACCCAGAGAATGAACTACGGcgtaatgaaaaatcatatACAAAACAAGACCAGGATATATTCGCTCAAATGGCTTCACAGGCACATGAGACAGATTTACATAGAGATCCTATcgataatgatgatttatCACTTGAGCCTGTTTCCTCCGCCACATACTATCCtcataaatcaaaatcaacaaCCAAGATCTCTTCCAATGATATAGAGCTTAACGATGTTCCAAGTGACTCAGATACTgcatttttgaagaaaatagacCTAGATACAGTAATttatgataatgaagacaAAGTTAACGGTACCGGCGAAAATCCTACCATTACTGCATCagcttttgaaaagaaaagtacCAATGAaccaaaaaataaagaagatgaaaacgCACAACTTGCAGATGACGAAGGggaagaggaagaggaagTGGACGATGATGTcgatgataatgaatacCCACTGGCTGTCGAATTACAACCTTTTACTAATAAAGTGGGGGGCCATACGGCAATTTTTAGATTTTCTAAGAGAGCCGTTTGTAAAGCTTtgatgaaaagagaaaatagATGGTACGAGACAATGGAAATTACCAACAATAAGTTACTGCAATTTATGCCCCGCTACATTGGCGTCTTAAATGTTAGGCAGCATTTTCGCTCTAGACAGGATTTCTTGAATCAGGTTCCTAAAAGTGCGTTAAGTAGTActaaatatattcaaacAAACGAAAATACTGTAAATTCagagaagaaatcaatcaTATCACAATTCAATGACTACAATAAATCAGCAACCTCAAATTTTGCAGAACATAAAAGTACTTGCGGTGAGCAAGTAGGTTCACCGTTAGAGCATGTGCATTCGTTCACCCTCGGAGAGGCTTCATcaccaaaaaataaagtgaAGGGCTATCGTAATTATTGTAATGATCTATTACCAGAAGTAACAATCGATGACAACAAGCATATTATTCCTGACTCCTTATGGGGCCGCTATGCCAACATCTCGCCGGTAGATTCTTTCCGTGATGATAGTTTCTTATCATTCAAGGGTATGTCAAATGGCGAAACAGATGCTGCTCCAAGAGGCTACAGCAATAATAACACTGGGGATAATACCAATGATGCGTATCAAAGGCGTGACTCTGGGTCGACTTTACTCAATACAAAATTAAAGGATCTTATTTTGCAGGAAGTATTTGCACCAATTTGTGTGAAAAAAGATGGTATGGTGGACTGTACTGAAATACCAACAAGAACTGTATCAGGTAAATATATACGAAAGAAAACCAGATCGGCTTCAACTTCCTCCAATCAAGAAGTTCCTTCTACAAGAAAAGATTCGAATGCTTCTTTGAAAGAGCTAGATAAGCAACTCGGAAGTCcactaatgaaaaaatccTTGAAAGAATCTATATCCAATGCTATTGATGCTTCCCATTCAGTAATGGATTTAAAGCAATTTCATAAAAAGGAATCTCTCAGAGAGACCTTGTCATCATCCAAGTTCCATAAAAGATCAAGATCACAGCATGTATCTGCGCAAAATTTGGAACAGTgtgacgaagaagaagcagatACAAATATCTCCCGAGCAAGCTCATTCGTTAGAGCAGATACAACGCCTCCACCAGAATCCATTACTTTTGAAGAACATACGGATACTATTGTCTCGAAGTTTATTCTTTTAGAAGATTTGACTCGTCATATGAATAAACCATGTGCCCTTGATCTGAAGATGGGCACTAGACAATACGGCGTAGATGCAAGTGCTACCAAACAAAGGTCTCAAAGAAGTAAATGTTTGAAGACTACATCAAGAAAACTGGGTGTACGTATCTGTGGTATTAAGCTTTGGAATCAAtcttattatataaagagagataaatattttggacGTCGTGTTAAAATAGGGTGGCAATTTGTGAGAGTTCTAGCTAGATTTTTATATGATGGTGTTAGTACCAAGAGTATTGTAAGGCAAATACCTAGAATAGTTAAGCAGTTAGATCTATTGGCTACAGAAATATCGAATTTGAAAGGCTTCAGATTATATGGCGCATCCTTATTATTAATGTTTGATGGTGAACCTgataataaaaagaaacagCTCAAAATCAAAGtcaatttaattgattttgcGAAGTGTGTTACGAAAGAAGACTTAGAGGAAGGTATCAGATTAAATCAGTTAAATATTCCACCACATCACCAAGAATTGGAAGATGTTGGTTTTGTTAGGGGGATAAAGTCtctaaaattttatttagtgaatatttggaaatatttAGCAGGAGATTTACCCATACCTtctaatgatgaagaattaaagGAACTTCTGGAAAAGGAACATGAAACATTCGACAAAAATTGGGATTGGTTggatgattttgataaagaggaagaaaatgaatttaatgacCCCGATAGCAAATTACGTAAGAAATGGAGAAAGTACGAGTTGatctttgatattgaacCGAGGTATAATAACGACAGCGATATTAGTGATTGA
- the KAFR0E01070 gene encoding 60S ribosomal protein uL4 (similar to Saccharomyces cerevisiae RPL4A (YBR031W) and RPL4B (YDR012W); ancestral locus Anc_3.232), translating to MSRPQVTVHSLTGEATSAALPLPAVFSAPIRPDIVHSVFKSVNKNKRQAYAVSEKAGHQTSAESWGTGRAVARIPRVGGGGTARSGQAAFGNMCRGGRMFAPTKTWRKWNVKVNHNEKRYATASAIAASAIASLVLARGHRVEKIPEIPLVVSKDLESTQKTKEAVAALKAVGAGSDLLKVLKSKKLRAGKGKYRNRRWTQRRGPLVVYAEDNGIVKALRNVPGVETANVTSLGLLQLAPGAHLGRFIIWTEAAFAKLDQVWGSETVASSKAGYSLPSNIISTSDVTRIINSSEIQAVVRPAGQATQKRTFVQKKNPLKNKQVLLRLNPYAKVFAAEKLGSKKAEKASAKPSAVFTETLKHD from the coding sequence ATGTCTCGTCCACAAGTTACTGTTCATTCTTTGACCGGTGAAGCTACTTCTGCTGCTTTACCATTACCAGCTGTTTTCTCAGCCCCAATCCGTCCAGATATTGTTCACTCTGTTTTCAAGTCTGTTAACAAAAACAAGAGACAAGCTTACGCTGTCTCAGAAAAGGCTGGTCACCAAACTTCTGCTGAATCCTGGGGTACTGGTCGTGCTGTCGCCCGTATTCCAAGAgttggtggtggtggtacCGCTAGATCCGGTCAAGCTGCTTTCGGTAATATGTGTCGTGGTGGTCGTATGTTCGCTCCAACCAAGACCTGGAGAAAGTGGAATGTCAAGGTTAACCACAACGAAAAACGTTATGCCACTGCCTCTGCCATCGCTGCTTCCGCTATTGCTTCTTTAGTCTTAGCTAGAGGTCACAGAGTCGAAAAGATTCCAGAAATTCCATTAGTTGTTTCCAAGGACTTAGAATCCACTCAAAAGACCAAGGAAGCCGTCGCTGCCTTAAAGGCTGTCGGTGCTGGTTCTGACTTATTAAAGGTCTTAAAGTCCAAGAAATTAAGAGCTGGTAAGGGTAAGTACAGAAACAGAAGATGGACTCAAAGAAGAGGTCCATTAGTCGTCTACGCTGAAGACAACGGTATTGTCAAGGCCTTAAGAAACGTTCCAGGTGTCGAAACCGCTAACGTTACCTCTTTAGGTTTATTACAATTAGCTCCAGGTGCTCACTTAGGTAGATTCATTATCTGGACTGAAGCTGCTTTCGCTAAGTTAGACCAAGTCTGGGGTTCTGAAACCGTTGCCTCTTCCAAGGCCGGTTACTCTTTACCATCTAACATCATCTCCACTTCTGATGTTACCAGAATCATCAACTCTTCTGAAATCCAAGCCGTCGTCAGACCAGCTGGCCAAGCTACTCAAAAGAGAACTTTCGTCCAAAAGAAGAACCCATTAAAGAACAAGCAAGTCTTATTAAGATTAAACCCTTACGCAAAGGTCTTTGctgctgaaaaattaggTTCCAAGAAGGCTGAAAAGGCTTCCGCTAAGCCATCCGCTGTCTTCACTGAAACTTTGAAGCACGATTAA
- the RKM3 gene encoding protein-lysine N-methyltransferase (similar to Saccharomyces cerevisiae YBR030W; ancestral locus Anc_3.231) yields the protein MSSTSREDVVDVLKFVENAQGKFLRDDLDVCESKLGGVGVFAKRDLPAGTTLLQLPKSAIFSASNSTISNLLVEEEIDGVLALNLAFIYETTVFREKSHWYPYLKSIQVVDSQGNISVPPGYWSEEAKDLLRGTTLDTLYDALSPQQEVYEGFEISLHVAKKWNQEFSLPLPEEYFQINDDNDQEEIETKFLKFVAVAYALASRVFEIDSFHESALVPVADLFNHHVTDPDVKFITLFDVCELCGEPGMCKHLIAEEYEAAQEEEELRSNTKQTDGVLDEDMIKELEAETVDVEEEEEPKEKTLNPDECVDIVLDKDVKAGVEIFNSYGPLSNVFLLSRHGFAVEGNPHDIVHFGKEMVKLVKGNRVYKERATWWRDQGYKTFVSWLKQYREEEDDDDEEEEEEEQEDHDHANCTDHDHSDERWLSQLDVDFYGEPTPHLWAIANLLAMKEPKYQKFVAQLANETTATTISALEDHTNTATKKLLVQLLELKRIPGPANFNPHLNLSQETLSHINNLLAAETAILTGATEHLSN from the coding sequence ATGTCCAGCACGTCGAGAGAAGATGTCGTTGATGTCTTGAAGTTTGTGGAGAATGCACAGGGGAAGTTTTTACGGGACGATTTGGATGTCTGTGAGTCGAAATTGGGTGGTGTAGGTGTTTTTGCAAAGAGGGATCTTCCAGCGGGAACTACGTTGCTACAATTGCCCAAAAGTGCTATCTTTTCTGCATCTAATAGTACTATTTCGAATCTTCTCGTTGAAGAGGAGATAGACGGTGTCCTGGCCTTGAATTTGGCATTCATCTATGAAACTACCGTTTTCAGAGAGAAAAGTCATTGGTATCCATACTTGAAGAGTATTCAAGTGGTGGATTCACAAGGTAACATTTCGGTGCCTCCAGGGTACTGGAGCGAGGAGGCTAAGGATCTACTGAGAGGTACTACTCTGGACACATTGTATGATGCATTATCACCACAGCAAGAAGTCTATGAAGGTTTTGAAATATCGTTACATGTAGCAAAGAAGTGGAATCAGGAGTTCAGTTTGCCTTTACCGGAGGAGTACTTCCAAATCAATGATGATAACGATCAAGAAGAGATCGAAACTaagtttttgaagtttGTTGCCGTGGCGTATGCCTTAGCATCACGAGTCTTTGAAATCGATTCGTTCCATGAAAGTGCATTGGTTCCCGTTGCAGATTTGTTCAATCATCACGTAACGGATCCTGATGTCAAATTCATCACTCTGTTCGATGTGTGTGAATTATGTGGTGAGCCTGGTATGTGTAAGCATTTGATTGCAGAAGAATACGAGGCTGCCcaggaggaagaagaattgagaaGCAATACAAAGCAGACAGATGGTGTGTTAGATGAAGATATGATCAAGGAATTAGAGGCAGAGACGGTCGatgtagaagaagaagaagaaccaAAAGAAAAGACTTTGAATCCCGACGAATGTGTTGATATCGTTTTGGATAAGGATGTAAAGGCAGGAGTTGAGATCTTCAATTCGTATGGTCCATTATCAAACGTTTTCCTACTTTCAAGACATGGGTTTGCCGTTGAAGGCAACCCTCATGATATCGTGCACTTCGGTAAAGAAATGGTCAAGCTGGTCAAGGGCAACCGGGTCTATAAGGAAAGGGCTACTTGGTGGCGCGATCAAGGCTACAAGACGTTCGTCAGTTGGTTGAAACAGTAcagagaagaagaagacgacgacgatgaagaagaagaggaggagGAGCAAGAAGATCATGACCATGCTAATTGCACGGATCACGATCATTCCGACGAGAGGTGGCTCTCACAGCTGGACGTAGACTTCTATGGAGAACCCACTCCACATCTGTGGGCCATTGCGAACCTCCTGGCCATGAAAGAACCCAAATACCAGAAATTCGTCGCACAGCTTGCCAATGAGACGACCGCAACCACGATTTCCGCACTTGAGGACCACACCAATACAGCAACCAAGAAGCTCCTCGTTCAATTGCTAGAACTCAAACGCATACCTGGTCCAGCTAATTTCAATCCGCACTTGAACCTCTCCCAGGAGACTCTCTCCCACATAAACAACCTACTCGCAGCGGAGACTGCCATCCTGACCGGGGCCACAGAGCATCTGTCCAACTGA
- the RAD61 gene encoding Rad61p (similar to Saccharomyces cerevisiae RAD61 (YDR014W); ancestral locus Anc_3.235), producing the protein MKTYSRRGRSAPVISYSKLRTPDFSLSDNDDQDLSDDSFDGGDGNDVIDESNDSAKTEVEIIISSKAAFIEEAAELELTTDKNDPPDNELETVDNLHTTEEIQDQDDHLIAFDFMDSTKKVKRRRTNYKRTTMDVDSEDNSPISKKTSTMKKVVEDVDDFLSNLKPFNEEYLQKMIENELLKETNDQDCTEADNTISSQRVYNNKRTILHKTNEFEKDVADDDESGQLDEHEDGHSDRTIKNDVTYHYNELKNMGSSIKYQEDLEFLTFNGSTDMKISSFASKLLNFIYAIDNDQSFLEYIQKNHESKLLDWCFTKNVLDIPELLVLQGALMYKLNIKLADNNIHKIANLGAFLIALSKIEGIPNSSKIFKSNKLLNLSYQDYLEKRNIGEDGLFYSIKLWERYNTAFKGSHPTIKRLLEIIKKGDINIAFLIVLETVLSLVNFRNERVSINLSKTVGPLVTNFNGFKENDKYVKNLILLTNEDTILVKIPQGEKNSIFLNSFNFVLSNINEAENLDILLLHLGLCLNVINECDGSIRNLDQLCSTAGEIIMSNHVRITNKLMRGLICLNLTFLIKLEPSNKIDDEMKTQLTHELNIFEEQTGIFNKSINEKVKLALKKILYN; encoded by the coding sequence ATGAAGACGTATAGTAGACGAGGTAGGTCGGCACCTGTGATTTCGTATTCAAAGTTGCGAACGCCAGATTTCTCATTGAGTGACAATGACGATCAGGATCTGAGTGACGACAGTTTCGACGGTGGTGACGGTAATGACGTGATAGATGAATCTAACGATAGCGCTAAAACTGAAGttgaaataattatatCCTCTAAAGCTGCTTTTATTGAGGAAGCTGCTGAGTTGGAATTAACCACGGACAAGAATGACCCCCCAGATAATGAATTGGAGACTGTGGACAATTTGCATACTACTGAGGAGATTCAGGATCAGGATGATCATTTGATAGCATTTGACTTCATGGATTCCACGAAAAAAGTGAAAAGGAGAAGAACAAATTACAAACGTACAACAATGGATGTCGATAGTGAAGACAATAGTCCCATAAGTAAAAAAACTTCCacaatgaagaaagttGTCGAGGATGTCGACGATTTTTTATCTAATCTGAAACCATTTAATGAAGagtatcttcaaaaaatgatagaaaatgaattattaaaagaGACAAACGATCAAGATTGCACTGAAGCTGACAATACAATCAGTTCACAAAGAGTTTACAATAACAAAAGAACTATATTACATAAAAcgaatgaatttgaaaaagatgttgctgatgatgatgaaagtgGACAGCTAGATGAACATGAAGATGGGCATAGTGATCGAACAATAAAAAACGACGTCACGTATCATTATAacgaattgaaaaatatgggGTCCTCTATTAAATATCAGGAAGATCTAGAATTTTTAACATTCAATGGAAGTACAgatatgaaaatttcttcatttgcttcaaaattgcttaattttatatatgcAATTGACAATGACCAAAGCTTTCTTGAGTacattcaaaaaaatcacGAATCTAAACTGCTAGATTGGTGTTTCACTAAAAATGTGCTAGATATTCCTGAATTACTGGTACTACAGGGGGCATTAATGTATAAGTTGAACATTAAACTTGccgataataatattcataaAATTGCCAATTTAGGGGCATTTTTAATTGCATTGAGTAAGATTGAAGGTATCCCAAACAGTTCAAAGATCTTTAAAAGCAATAAGCTTTTGAATTTAAGTTATCAAGATTATTTGGAAAAACGTAATATTGGAGAAGATGGGCTTTTTTATTCAATCAAACTCTGGGAACGATATAATACTGCATTCAAAGGGTCACATCCGACCATTAAAAGGCTACTtgaaattataaaaaaaggtgatatcaatattgcttttctaattgtttTAGAAACAGTATTATCCTTAGTTAACTTTCGAAATGAAAGAGTTTCCATCAATTTATCCAAAACAGTCGGTCCGCTAGTCACAAATTTTAATGGTTTCAAGGAAAACGACAAGTatgttaaaaatttgatattgttaACTAACGAAGATACTATTCTGGTGAAGATCCCACAGGGAGAGAAAAATAGTATATTCCttaattcattcaattttgtatTATCAAACATAAATGAGGCAGAAAATCTTGATATACTCTTATTGCATCTAGGATTGTGTCTCAATGTTATCAATGAATGTGATGGTTCGATACGGAACTTGGACCAGCTGTGCTCAACAGCTGGAGAAATTATAATGAGCAATCACGTTAGGATAACGAATAAACTTATGCGAGGATTGATTTGTCTCAATCTTACTTTTCTGATTAAACTAGAACCAAgcaataaaattgatgatgagaTGAAAACGCAATTGACTCatgaattgaatatattcGAGGAACAAACGggcattttcaataaaagtATTAACGAAAAAGTCAAACTtgcattaaaaaaaatattatataattaa
- the DAD1 gene encoding Dad1p (similar to Saccharomyces cerevisiae DAD1 (YDR016C); ancestral locus Anc_3.239), translated as MSASNLIEPSHNIEVEDSDSKTELSSTDKYFLEQRNVILQDINNTMDSILNGLNELNISLENSIAVGKEFESISLLWKNFYNELEENVEGEDDGIDNNM; from the coding sequence ATGAGTGCCAGTAACCTTATAGAACCAAGTCACAATATTGAAGTCGAGGACAGCGATAGCAAAACTGAATTGAGTAGTACAGACAAGTATTTCTTAGAGCAACGAAATGTGATATTGCAGGATATAAATAATACTATGGATTCGATACTGAATGGTCTTAACGAACTGAATATATCGTTAGAAAACTCTATCGCAGTTggaaaagaatttgaaagtataaGTCTACTTTGGAAGAACTTTTATAATGAGTTAGAGGAGAATGTGGAAGGGGAAGACGATGGgattgataataatatgtaa
- the HED1 gene encoding Hed1p (similar to Saccharomyces cerevisiae HED1 (YDR014W-A); ancestral locus Anc_3.238): MRSATAITSDHVGITEAGTRKRAHTFHPNSISLLKNQLTTLDLSREESTVDNETTFADVMLEHSDTGSAEGYEEQIVHSTSCQIIEENDQESEFTPMLQYQEDPADESIQSLTVQFNETREDYLSQANADELIDLQLMNDESVPCRNIEEQEAPMQAIHIPLKDLIYRTNKEFYNIDSNKVKFKAGLTKRNKQLLPSLHPKLAPGKQSK, encoded by the coding sequence ATGAGAAGTGCTACAGCCATTACCAGTGACCATGTTGGAATTACAGAAGCAGGCACAAGGAAGAGGGCCCATACTTTCCATCCAAATAGCATAAGCCTACTCAAAAACCAACTCACTACTCTGGATCTTAGTCGGGAAGAAAGCACTGTTGATAATGAGACTACTTTTGCAGACGTTATGTTGGAACATTCTGATACTGGATCAGCTGAAGGCTATGAGGAACAAATTGTGCATTCTACTTCTTGCCAAATCATCGAGGAAAACGATCAAGAAAGTGAATTTACACCTATGTTACAATACCAAGAGGATCCAGCTGATGAGAGCATACAAAGTTTAACAGtacaattcaatgaaactCGGGAAGATTACTTGTCACAGGCAAATGCCGATGAATTGATTGACCTACAGTTGATGAATGACGAATCTGTCCCATGCCGGAACATAGAGGAACAGGAAGCCCCTATGCAAGCAATACATATACCTTTAAAAGATCTAATATACAGGACTAACAAAGAGTTCTATAATATAGACTCGAATAAAGTCAAATTCAAAGCCGGATTaacaaagagaaataaaCAATTGTTGCCCAGTCTTCACCCTAAACTCGCTCCAGGGAAACAATCCAAGTAG
- the KAFR0E01100 gene encoding FluC/FEX family fluoride channel (similar to Saccharomyces cerevisiae YPL279C; ancestral locus Anc_3.237) encodes MFQISSSLWKSRIHFFSVYISATILGTFTREGITQLSNYSYSYVAASSVIWSNFVACMIMGICQGLNDKQYAWFSGDMSDLFVALTTGYCGSVSSFSTMMIEIFEHSASLTTSNIKNSTKLPNRAYGIMEFLSVVILQLFVSMSSLIFGRKLASDVLVYYCSTSKLIPVQDSDTDESQSSPNHKFESKPKMTETFPPNKLMSGLLRLLDTLLYILAIPLIALLIVLVCVYNNYARARYTLGPLFGIFGSLLRFYLSLYANPLSKTFPIGTFIANIFATLVLSIITLVTHGKQHFHSAIPVAHSKTACRVATALGTGFCGCLSTISTFINEAYKLPFRSMLVYYFVSIFVGYCIVVITLGSYAWTRGLTNSVC; translated from the coding sequence ATGTTCcaaatatcatcatcactatGGAAATCGAGGATACACTTCTTTTCCGTATACATTAGTGCTACAATATTAGGTACTTTCACAAGAGAAGGTATTACCCAACTATCTAATTATAGTTACTCATATGTCGCTGCATCAAGTGTCATTTGGAGTAATTTTGTGGCATGTATGATCATGGGTATCTGTCAAGGTTTAAATGATAAACAGTACGCCTGGTTCTCAGGTGACATGTCAGACTTATTTGTTGCATTGACAACTGGTTACTGTGGTTCTGTTTCTTCATTCTCAACAATGATGATCGAAATCTTTGAACACTCTGCTAGTTTGACAACGtcaaatataaagaacAGTACAAAACTTCCAAACAGAGCATATGGTATTATGGAGTTTTTATCTGTTGTGATCTTACAGTTATTTGTTTCCATGTCTAGTCTAATATTTGGTAGAAAGCTGGCTTCTGATGTCTTAGTGTACTACTGTTCCACTAGCAAATTAATCCCTGTCCAAGATTCAGATACAGATGAGTCACAATCGTCTCCAAAtcataaatttgaatcaaaacCAAAAATGACGGAAACTTTTCCTCCCAATAAATTGATGAGTGGACTTTTAAGATTATTAGATACTCTATTATACATTTTAGCAATTCCCCTAATTGCTTTGCTTATTGTGCTAGTTTGTGTATACAATAATTACGCAAGAGCTAGATACACTTTAGGTccattatttggtatattTGGCTCGCTTCTAAGATTTTACCTATCACTTTATGCTAACCCACTGAGTAAAACTTTCCCAATTGGTACTTTCATTGCAAATATTTTTGCTACATTAGTTTTATCGATAATTACGCTTGTAACACATGGTAAACAACATTTCCACTCTGCCATTCCTGTGGCTCATTCAAAGACAGCTTGCCGTGTAGCAACAGCCCTAGGGACTGGGTTTTGTGGTTGCTTAAGTACAATCAGTACCTTCATCAATGAAGCTTACAAATTGCCATTCCGCTCAATGCTAGTATACTATTTTGTAAGCATATTTGTAGGATACTGCATTGTTGTAATTACTTTAGGCTCCTACGCCTGGACGAGAGGTCTAACCAATTCTGTATGCTAA
- the PSF1 gene encoding DNA replication protein PSF1 (similar to Saccharomyces cerevisiae PSF1 (YDR013W); ancestral locus Anc_3.234), which produces MYGDLANKLVIEAKRTQQLNGKPNKATKLPMYNDEIVRNIITEVNQLKQNAEFLKENEVMSQSENKVVKCQYFVNSLCLERNKRCLLAYQRLRCDALDSMIWENNGMDSSNQDSNDLSHEEQEYLREYADLITDLKVGALSDIDISGSLTPPSDVFIDVRVLKDAGEIQTEYGVFNLIKDSQFFVRQSDVERLIQQGYLQKI; this is translated from the coding sequence ATGTATGGAGATCTGGCGAATAAGTTGGTCATAGAAGCCAAGAGAACACAACAATTGAACGGCAAGCCTAACAAGGCTACGAAGTTGCCGATGTATAACGATGAGATAGTGCGAAATATAATTACAGAAGTtaatcaattgaaacaGAATGCTGAGTTTCTAAAGGAGAATGAAGTTATGAGTCAGAGTGAAAATAAAGTGGTGAAATGTCAATATTTTGTGAATTCATTATGTCTTGAGCGAAATAAGAGATGTCTACTAGCGTATCAAAGACTACGATGTGATGCATTGGATTCGATGATTTGGGAAAATAATGGTATGGATTCTTCAAACCAGGATAGTAACGATCTTTCTCATGAGGAGCAAGAATATTTGAGAGAGTATGCAGATTTGATAACAGATTTGAAAGTGGGAGCGTtaagtgatattgatatcTCTGGATCGTTGACTCCACCTAGTGATGTTTTTATAGATGTTAGAGTACTCAAAGATGCGGGAGAAATTCAAACAGAGTATggtgttttcaatttgattaaGGATTCACAATTTTTTGTTAGACAATCTGATGTTGAAAGACTAATTCAACAAGGGtatttacaaaagatataa